Proteins encoded together in one Armigeres subalbatus isolate Guangzhou_Male unplaced genomic scaffold, GZ_Asu_2 Contig174, whole genome shotgun sequence window:
- the LOC134203293 gene encoding uncharacterized protein LOC134203293 yields MIRQLGKPTMFLTMSANEIRWPHLLSILRKLSGGSNIAEMDDIVQQLSALQRATLVSEDPVTCCAYFHKLVNIFLRLLSSTRLSPFGKYHVVDYFKRIEFQHRGSPHAHILLWLANDPREDVSERMPATVELIDFLCSIRSEDLPETYGNQGYINRRIVSDECQ; encoded by the exons ATGATCCGGCAGCTGGGGAAACCCACGATGTTTTTGACGATGAGTGCAAATGAAATTAGATGGCCTCACCTACTAAGCATTCTGCGGAAGCTTTCTGGTGGCTCTAACATTGCGGAAATGGACGATATTGTGCAACAGTTGTCTGCACTCCAGCGTGCTACACTTGTCAGCGAAGATCCTGTCACGTGTTGTGCATATTTTCACAAGTTGGTAAACATCTTTCTGCGCCTTCTGTCATCGACCAGGTTGAGCCCGTTCGGAAAATACCACGTTGTAGATTATTTTAAGAGGATCGAGTTCCAGCATCGTGGCAGCCCGCATGCACATATTCTGCTCTGGCTGGCGAACGATCCCCGTGAGGATGTTTCCGAAAGAATGCCCGCtactgttgagttgatcgattttcTGTGCTCCATCAGATCGGAAGATCTGCCTGAGACCTATGGCAATCAG GGTTACATCAATCGACGGATTGTATCTGACGAATGCCAGTAA